One Penaeus monodon isolate SGIC_2016 chromosome 37, NSTDA_Pmon_1, whole genome shotgun sequence genomic region harbors:
- the LOC119596340 gene encoding mitochondrial chaperone BCS1-like isoform X1, which produces MGIQDLMASLGENPYFSAGFGLFGVGAGAAVLRKGYMVGLILFRRHYMTTLEVPCRDKSYSWLLQWITHKGARNTQHLSVETKFQQIETGKITTRHDFIPSVGEHFFWYRRTWIRVERIRSDQTIDLHMGVPFESVKLTAFGKNRSLFVDILEEARDMAIKQNEGKTIMYTAYGAEWRQFGNPRKPRPISSVVLDRGLSDKIVKDVKDFMENPEWYSSRGIPYRRGYLLHGPPGCGKSSFITALAGELQLGICVLNLSERGLTDDRLNHLLALAPENTIILLEDVDSAFVSREDTAEMKAAYAGLNRLTFSGLLNCLDGVASTEARIVFMTTNYPERLDPALIRPGRVDMKEYIGYCTPYQLETMFSRFYPEEPPLSIHAFSQAVKNLGVSVSAAAVQGHFMIYKDDPQGAVHNVIQMAQIKTFIPKDENIENIGSQFDEIAEAKKNK; this is translated from the exons ATGGGGATCCAGGACCTGATGGCCTCACTAGGGGAGAACCCCTACTTCAGTGCCGGCTTTGGCCTCTTTGGCGTGGGGGCAGGAGCCGCAGTGTTGAGGAAGGGGTACATG GTTGGCCTGATACTGTTTCGCCGCCACTACATGACAACTTTGGAAGTTCCTTGCCGAGACAAATCCTACAGTTGGCTGCTCCAGTGGATTACACACAAGGGAGCTCGAAATACGCAGCATCTCAGTGTTGAGACAAAGTTTCAGCAAATAGAAACTGGGAAAATAACGACTCGTCATGACTTTATTCCTAGTGTTGGTGAACATTTCTTCTG GTACAGAAGGACTTGGATACGTGTTGAGAGGATAAGGTCAGACCAAACCATAGACCTTCACATGGGTGTCCCGTTCGAATCTGTTAAGCTTACAGCCTTTGGCAAAAACAGATCTCTGTTTGTTGATATATTAGAAGAGG CACGTGATATGGCGATAAAGCAGAATGAGGGGAAGACTATAATGTACACAGCCTATGGTGCAGAATGGCGACAGTTTGGCAACCCAAGAAAACCTCGACCAATCAGCTCAGTTGTCCTTGATCGTGGATTATCTGACAAGATCGTCAAAGACGTAAAAGACTTCATGGAAAACCCTGAGTGGTATTCCAGTAGAG GAATTCCATACCGTCGTGGCTACCTTTTACACGGGCCACCAGGCTGTGGCAAAAGCTCATTCATTACAGCATTAGCAGGGGAACTGCAGCTTGGCATTTGTGTCCTTAACCTGAGTGAAAGAGGCCTCACAGATGACCGCCTGAACCACCTGCTTGCTCTTGCTCCTGAG AATACCATAATTTTGTTGGAAGATGTTGATTCAGCTTTTGTCAGCAGGGAGGACACAGCAGAGA TGAAAGCTGCATATGCTGGCCTCAATAGGTTAACTTTTAGTGGGCTTTTGAACTGCCTTGATGGGGTTGCCTCAACAGAAGCCAGAATTGTATTTATGACAACAAACTATCCAGAGAG aTTGGATCCAGCTTTAATCAGACCTGGCCGTGTTGATATGAAAGAATACATCGGTTATTGCACACCGTATCAGCTGGAGACCATGTTCAGCCGCTTTTATCCAGAGGAGCCACCCCTTTCCATTCATGCTTTTTCCCAG GCTGTGAAGAATTTGGGAGTATCGGTGAGTGCAGCAGCTGTACAAGGCCACTTCATGATTTACAAGGATGACCCCCAGGGAGCTGTGCATAATGTTATCCAGATGGCacaaattaaaacatttataCCAAAAGATGAGAATATAGAAAACATTGGAAGTCAGTTTGATGAGATAGCAGAGGCTAAAAAGAATAAGTAA
- the LOC119596340 gene encoding mitochondrial chaperone BCS1-like isoform X2: protein MGIQDLMASLGENPYFSAGFGLFGVGAGAAVLRKGYMVGLILFRRHYMTTLEVPCRDKSYSWLLQWITHKGARNTQHLSVETKFQQIETGKITTRHDFIPSVGEHFFWYGGTWLKVERAREQRTLDLQHGTPWENVTITAFGKQKKLFSDIIKEARDMAIKQNEGKTIMYTAYGAEWRQFGNPRKPRPISSVVLDRGLSDKIVKDVKDFMENPEWYSSRGIPYRRGYLLHGPPGCGKSSFITALAGELQLGICVLNLSERGLTDDRLNHLLALAPENTIILLEDVDSAFVSREDTAEMKAAYAGLNRLTFSGLLNCLDGVASTEARIVFMTTNYPERLDPALIRPGRVDMKEYIGYCTPYQLETMFSRFYPEEPPLSIHAFSQAVKNLGVSVSAAAVQGHFMIYKDDPQGAVHNVIQMAQIKTFIPKDENIENIGSQFDEIAEAKKNK from the exons ATGGGGATCCAGGACCTGATGGCCTCACTAGGGGAGAACCCCTACTTCAGTGCCGGCTTTGGCCTCTTTGGCGTGGGGGCAGGAGCCGCAGTGTTGAGGAAGGGGTACATG GTTGGCCTGATACTGTTTCGCCGCCACTACATGACAACTTTGGAAGTTCCTTGCCGAGACAAATCCTACAGTTGGCTGCTCCAGTGGATTACACACAAGGGAGCTCGAAATACGCAGCATCTCAGTGTTGAGACAAAGTTTCAGCAAATAGAAACTGGGAAAATAACGACTCGTCATGACTTTATTCCTAGTGTTGGTGAACATTTCTTCTG GTATGGTGGTACATGGCTTAAGGTGGAACGCGCTCGTGAACAACGCACACTAGACTTACAGCACGGCACCCCTTGGGAAAATGTTACAATTACAgcttttggaaaacaaaaaaagctgTTTTCTGATATCATTAAGGAAG CACGTGATATGGCGATAAAGCAGAATGAGGGGAAGACTATAATGTACACAGCCTATGGTGCAGAATGGCGACAGTTTGGCAACCCAAGAAAACCTCGACCAATCAGCTCAGTTGTCCTTGATCGTGGATTATCTGACAAGATCGTCAAAGACGTAAAAGACTTCATGGAAAACCCTGAGTGGTATTCCAGTAGAG GAATTCCATACCGTCGTGGCTACCTTTTACACGGGCCACCAGGCTGTGGCAAAAGCTCATTCATTACAGCATTAGCAGGGGAACTGCAGCTTGGCATTTGTGTCCTTAACCTGAGTGAAAGAGGCCTCACAGATGACCGCCTGAACCACCTGCTTGCTCTTGCTCCTGAG AATACCATAATTTTGTTGGAAGATGTTGATTCAGCTTTTGTCAGCAGGGAGGACACAGCAGAGA TGAAAGCTGCATATGCTGGCCTCAATAGGTTAACTTTTAGTGGGCTTTTGAACTGCCTTGATGGGGTTGCCTCAACAGAAGCCAGAATTGTATTTATGACAACAAACTATCCAGAGAG aTTGGATCCAGCTTTAATCAGACCTGGCCGTGTTGATATGAAAGAATACATCGGTTATTGCACACCGTATCAGCTGGAGACCATGTTCAGCCGCTTTTATCCAGAGGAGCCACCCCTTTCCATTCATGCTTTTTCCCAG GCTGTGAAGAATTTGGGAGTATCGGTGAGTGCAGCAGCTGTACAAGGCCACTTCATGATTTACAAGGATGACCCCCAGGGAGCTGTGCATAATGTTATCCAGATGGCacaaattaaaacatttataCCAAAAGATGAGAATATAGAAAACATTGGAAGTCAGTTTGATGAGATAGCAGAGGCTAAAAAGAATAAGTAA